The Aureimonas mangrovi genome includes a region encoding these proteins:
- a CDS encoding MarR family winged helix-turn-helix transcriptional regulator: MSHLTTGNTLGFLLTDTARLFRQFFEKNVTENGLGLTPGEIRALANTVRFRGSRQAVLAERMGVEPMTLSSYLDRLESRGLVARTVDPADRRAKLVEPTDAAFDILDQLDPLFEDVYLQATHGLEEAQVDAMSASLRIIRANLTNDHGLLAEMNILSRQNGTPGDKAD; the protein is encoded by the coding sequence GTGTCTCATCTGACGACTGGAAATACGCTCGGCTTTCTCCTGACGGATACTGCCCGCCTTTTCCGGCAGTTCTTCGAAAAGAACGTGACGGAAAACGGCCTCGGGCTGACGCCGGGGGAAATCCGCGCGCTCGCCAACACCGTGCGCTTCCGGGGTTCGCGCCAGGCGGTCCTGGCCGAACGGATGGGCGTCGAGCCGATGACGCTGTCTTCCTATCTCGACCGGCTGGAAAGCCGCGGCCTCGTTGCGCGCACGGTCGATCCGGCGGACCGGCGGGCCAAGCTCGTGGAGCCGACGGACGCCGCCTTCGACATCCTCGACCAGCTCGACCCGCTTTTCGAGGACGTCTATCTCCAGGCCACGCACGGGCTCGAAGAGGCGCAGGTCGATGCGATGTCGGCGAGCCTGCGGATTATCCGCGCCAACCTGACGAACGACCATGGGCTCCTGGCCGAGATGAACATTCTCTCGCGCCAGAACGGCACGCCCGGCGACAAGGCGGACTGA
- a CDS encoding multidrug effflux MFS transporter, translated as MPRAMSERRTSLIGALLVAIGPISMALYTPAMPTLVHVFETDESLVKLTLSLYFAGFAVTQLLCGPLSDGFGRRRITIIFLILYLVGSVMAIMAPSIEWLLVARLVQGAGASVGIATSRAIVRDQYSGETSARIMNAIGIMLAIGPAFAPFIGGFTLALAGWHASFVVMLFFGLAVIGVVFGAMRETTVADPELVRPRQLMRSYRRLFSSRQFLTTVITVAGSVGAIYTLATVLPFVLIDGAGLTPTQYGIGMLAQSGLFFLGSLVMRGLMRRYTAYGLVPLGLFCVGLGGAMLLLSIWLLPVSYLSIMVPIGVYAFGVAFVMPAMTTASLAPFPGIAGAAAAAMGFVQMGAGLVGGLICAAIGEPVLATQIVIPAMAAMAIAAYLVYRADERSLPPAQATGE; from the coding sequence ATGCCACGAGCGATGTCGGAACGTCGCACGAGCCTGATCGGCGCGCTTCTCGTCGCCATCGGCCCCATCTCCATGGCCCTCTACACGCCGGCCATGCCGACGCTCGTCCATGTGTTCGAAACCGACGAGAGCCTCGTGAAGCTCACGCTCTCGCTCTATTTCGCGGGCTTCGCCGTCACCCAGCTTCTCTGCGGCCCGCTGTCGGACGGTTTCGGCCGACGGCGCATCACCATCATCTTCCTGATCCTCTATCTCGTCGGCTCGGTGATGGCGATCATGGCGCCCTCGATCGAATGGCTTCTGGTCGCGCGCCTCGTGCAGGGAGCGGGCGCCTCGGTCGGCATCGCCACCTCGCGGGCCATCGTGCGGGACCAGTATTCCGGCGAGACATCGGCGCGGATCATGAACGCCATCGGCATCATGCTGGCGATCGGGCCGGCCTTCGCGCCCTTCATCGGCGGCTTCACGCTGGCGCTGGCCGGCTGGCATGCAAGCTTCGTGGTGATGCTTTTCTTCGGCCTCGCCGTCATTGGGGTCGTCTTCGGCGCCATGCGCGAGACGACGGTGGCGGACCCGGAGCTGGTGCGCCCGCGCCAGCTGATGCGCTCCTATCGCCGGCTCTTCTCCAGCCGGCAATTCCTGACGACGGTCATCACCGTCGCCGGGTCGGTGGGCGCGATCTACACGCTCGCCACCGTCCTGCCCTTCGTTCTCATCGATGGCGCAGGGCTGACGCCCACGCAATACGGCATCGGCATGCTCGCCCAGTCGGGCCTGTTCTTCCTCGGCTCGCTGGTGATGCGCGGGCTGATGCGGCGCTACACCGCCTACGGACTGGTCCCGCTCGGCCTGTTCTGCGTCGGCCTCGGCGGCGCAATGCTGCTTCTCAGCATCTGGCTCCTGCCGGTGTCCTATCTGTCGATCATGGTGCCGATCGGTGTCTATGCCTTCGGCGTCGCGTTCGTGATGCCGGCGATGACGACGGCCTCTCTCGCGCCGTTCCCCGGCATCGCCGGCGCTGCAGCCGCCGCAATGGGTTTCGTTCAGATGGGCGCGGGTCTCGTCGGCGGGCTTATCTGCGCGGCGATCGGGGAGCCGGTTCTGGCCACGCAGATCGTCATCCCGGCGATGGCGGCGATGGCGATCGCCGCCTATCTCGTCTACCGCGCCGACGAGCGTTCACTGCCGCCCGCGCAAGCGACCGGCGAGTAG